From the genome of Acidobacteriota bacterium, one region includes:
- a CDS encoding metallophosphoesterase family protein, with protein MSRLRHGVLSCLLALGCCPVAAFAQAPVASAPDDSGRRPTRVVLTWRDDPARSQAVTWRTDAAIDEAFAEIAEATANPGFGALARRSPARTTPVTLVSGTAVYYHEARFTALRPNTLYAYRVGDGATWSEWFQFRTAHAEPGAFSFVYLGDAQVEGRSLWSRTMRAALLEAPRARFVLHTGDLVNVGDSDEQWREWFHAGGWANGTVTQVPVVGNREYERMNREEPHQLAPLWRSQFALPEDGPEGLSETVYSFDYQGVRVIVLNSVEEARYADQARWLEERLKDNKNRWTIVALHHPVFSLVTGRDNAALRAAWKPLFDKYGVDLVLAGHDHAYGRGENLLGTETDREDGGPVYVVSASGARMEESIRTATWATRTGTNVQLYQVIHVTPQSLRFEARTVTGQLFDAFEITRARNGRRRFVDRKPDLSGTF; from the coding sequence ATGTCACGCCTCCGGCATGGTGTCCTGTCGTGTCTGCTGGCCCTCGGGTGCTGCCCGGTCGCCGCGTTCGCTCAGGCGCCGGTTGCATCCGCGCCAGACGATTCCGGTCGCCGGCCGACGCGCGTGGTGCTCACGTGGCGCGACGACCCTGCCCGATCGCAGGCCGTCACGTGGCGGACCGATGCCGCGATCGACGAGGCGTTCGCCGAGATAGCCGAGGCGACTGCCAACCCCGGATTCGGCGCGCTCGCCCGTCGATCGCCCGCGCGGACGACGCCAGTGACGCTCGTCTCCGGCACGGCCGTGTACTACCACGAGGCCCGTTTCACGGCGCTGCGTCCCAACACCCTCTACGCGTACCGCGTGGGCGATGGCGCCACGTGGAGCGAGTGGTTCCAGTTCAGGACCGCGCACGCCGAACCGGGCGCGTTCTCGTTCGTCTACCTCGGCGATGCGCAAGTCGAGGGGCGGTCGCTGTGGTCGCGCACGATGCGCGCGGCGCTGCTCGAGGCCCCGCGTGCGCGCTTCGTGCTCCATACGGGCGACCTCGTCAACGTCGGCGACAGTGACGAGCAGTGGAGGGAGTGGTTCCACGCCGGCGGCTGGGCCAACGGCACAGTCACGCAGGTGCCGGTCGTCGGGAACCGCGAGTACGAGCGGATGAACAGGGAAGAGCCGCATCAGCTCGCGCCGCTGTGGCGCTCGCAGTTCGCCCTGCCCGAAGACGGCCCGGAAGGGCTCTCGGAGACCGTCTACTCCTTCGACTATCAGGGCGTGCGCGTCATCGTCCTGAATTCGGTCGAGGAGGCGCGATACGCGGATCAGGCGCGCTGGCTCGAAGAGCGGCTCAAGGACAACAAGAACCGCTGGACCATCGTCGCGCTCCATCATCCGGTGTTCTCCCTCGTCACGGGTCGCGACAACGCCGCGCTGCGCGCCGCGTGGAAGCCCCTGTTCGACAAGTACGGCGTGGATCTCGTGCTTGCCGGGCACGATCACGCGTACGGTCGAGGCGAGAACCTGCTCGGGACCGAGACCGATCGCGAGGACGGCGGCCCCGTGTACGTGGTGTCGGCGAGCGGCGCGCGCATGGAAGAGTCGATCCGGACCGCCACGTGGGCCACGCGCACGGGCACCAACGTGCAGCTCTATCAGGTGATTCACGTCACGCCGCAATCGCTCAGGTTCGAGGCGCGTACGGTGACGGGGCAGCTGTTTGACGCCTTCGAGATCACCAGGGCCCGTAACGGACGACGCCGTTTCGTGGACCGCAAGCCCGACCTGTCGGGCACCTTCTGA
- a CDS encoding Gfo/Idh/MocA family oxidoreductase, whose product MSDRPVNVAVVGLGFMGLTHINAYRKLSGVNIVAVCDAVRQPVNGVLGGVTGNVAGSDAVDLGPDVRAYTRIEDLLTDGEVDLVDLCVPTPLHVPQTLAALAAGKHVICEKPLARTSTEARAIVDAAAAASTFFMPAMCMRFWPGWAWLKDLVAQETYGRALTARFRRVSAPPGWSRDTYFKGGDSGGALFDLHVHDTDFVQFVFGRPTKVYSTGVSRFSGAIDHVVTQYTVPNGATVYSEGSWLMASGFGMSYTVMFENATIDYDSARGVDALLVLEADKEPRVVSLEGPDGYVLELDHMLTAIRTSQPTTVVTAADGLSAVEICEAEERSVKTGDVVSL is encoded by the coding sequence ATGAGCGATCGTCCCGTCAACGTCGCCGTCGTCGGCCTCGGCTTCATGGGCCTCACGCACATCAACGCCTATCGCAAGCTCTCCGGCGTGAACATCGTCGCCGTCTGTGACGCCGTGCGTCAGCCCGTGAACGGCGTGCTCGGCGGCGTGACCGGCAACGTCGCCGGTTCGGACGCCGTCGATCTCGGCCCGGACGTGCGGGCGTACACGCGCATTGAGGATCTGCTCACCGATGGTGAGGTGGACCTCGTTGACCTGTGCGTGCCGACGCCGCTGCACGTGCCGCAGACGCTGGCGGCGCTCGCGGCTGGCAAGCACGTGATCTGCGAAAAACCGCTGGCGCGGACGTCGACCGAAGCACGAGCGATCGTCGACGCGGCTGCGGCGGCGAGCACGTTCTTCATGCCCGCCATGTGCATGCGCTTCTGGCCGGGCTGGGCCTGGCTGAAGGACCTCGTTGCGCAGGAGACCTACGGTCGCGCGCTGACGGCGCGCTTCCGCCGCGTCTCCGCGCCGCCGGGCTGGAGCCGCGACACGTACTTCAAGGGCGGCGATTCAGGCGGCGCGTTGTTCGATCTGCACGTCCACGACACCGACTTCGTCCAGTTCGTGTTCGGTCGGCCGACGAAGGTGTACTCGACGGGCGTGAGCCGCTTCAGTGGCGCGATCGATCACGTCGTCACGCAGTACACCGTGCCCAACGGCGCGACGGTGTACTCGGAAGGCAGTTGGCTGATGGCCAGCGGCTTCGGCATGTCGTATACGGTGATGTTCGAGAACGCGACGATCGACTACGACAGCGCGCGCGGCGTGGATGCGCTGCTCGTCCTCGAAGCCGACAAGGAGCCGCGTGTGGTGTCTCTCGAAGGCCCCGACGGATACGTCCTCGAACTCGACCACATGCTGACGGCGATCAGGACGAGCCAGCCGACGACTGTCGTGACGGCAGCGGATGGCCTGAGTGCCGTCGAGATCTGCGAAGCCGAAGAGCGATCGGTCAAGACCGGCGACGTCGTCTCGTTGTAA
- a CDS encoding helix-turn-helix domain-containing protein: MNDTRRLTGRVIAAARALVGVGEADFAAACGISVAALRHIEASGSSWLRSDEDIDAMCRGLDHFGALVIDESDGMGAGVRLRFTRQDVKQIARLEGEGGIVGADDAP, from the coding sequence ATGAACGACACACGTCGGTTGACGGGACGCGTGATCGCGGCGGCGCGGGCCCTGGTCGGCGTCGGCGAAGCGGATTTCGCCGCCGCCTGCGGCATTTCCGTTGCGGCGCTGCGGCACATCGAGGCCAGCGGCAGCAGCTGGCTCCGGTCGGACGAGGACATCGACGCCATGTGCCGGGGCCTGGACCACTTCGGCGCGCTCGTCATCGACGAATCGGACGGCATGGGCGCCGGCGTCAGACTGAGATTCACCCGCCAGGACGTCAAGCAGATCGCCCGCCTCGAAGGCGAAGGCGGCATCGTCGGCGCCGACGACGCGCCGTAG
- a CDS encoding DUF262 domain-containing protein, which translates to MSEVDDLVETESLEDDDALEGGDEGDLNASPDGSVALEKADRSLSEFNRWYKQGRLIVDPEWQRNYVWDRPRASKLIESFLLDIPVPVVYLSRTSAGKYEVIDGLQRLTSVFDFFDGKYALQRLDVRTELN; encoded by the coding sequence ATGAGTGAGGTCGACGATCTCGTCGAGACCGAAAGCCTGGAGGACGACGATGCATTGGAGGGTGGCGACGAAGGCGACCTCAATGCGTCACCTGACGGTTCCGTCGCCCTGGAGAAGGCTGACAGGAGTCTGTCTGAGTTCAATCGCTGGTACAAGCAAGGTCGCCTGATTGTCGACCCAGAGTGGCAGCGGAACTACGTGTGGGATCGCCCACGAGCGTCGAAGCTGATCGAGTCATTCCTTCTCGACATCCCAGTTCCAGTCGTCTACCTGAGCCGAACAAGTGCTGGCAAGTACGAGGTCATCGACGGGCTCCAGCGCCTTACCTCCGTCTTCGACTTCTTCGATGGAAAGTACGCGCTGCAGCGATTGGACGTGCGAACAGAGCTGAATTGA
- a CDS encoding alanine racemase has protein sequence MPTLTDLQTPFIAIDAPAMARNIGRMAEAAAAGGKRLRPHGKTHKSGWIARQQIAAGAVGLTCAKPAEAEVFADAGVEDLRIAYPVSPTYAARVLALMDRVRLSIVVDDLGVAQAWSDVMQRAGRRLPVLVKIDVGTHRCGVDPRDRDAVAFVTAVSRMPGVDLRGLLSHAGHSYAATSAEDMRRIAGEEVALLTEIRSGVEAQGVEVAEISVGSTPQALVSATLDGITELRPGNYVFHDRTQVGLGVVGWSGCALRAMASVVSCPSADRLVLDAGSKVLSSDAARGYSGAAQGFGVVLGPDGTPDEHLLIERLSEEHAVVRVSGTPRLRIGDRVTIIPNHACVVANLSNRYVVTDGDQVIDQPVVDARGRVN, from the coding sequence GTGCCTACGCTCACCGATCTCCAGACGCCGTTCATCGCGATCGACGCCCCGGCCATGGCGCGCAACATCGGCCGGATGGCTGAGGCTGCCGCCGCAGGTGGGAAACGCCTCCGTCCGCATGGCAAGACGCACAAGAGCGGGTGGATCGCGCGCCAGCAGATCGCGGCAGGTGCCGTGGGCCTCACGTGCGCCAAGCCCGCCGAGGCGGAAGTCTTCGCCGACGCGGGCGTCGAGGATCTCCGCATCGCGTATCCGGTCTCGCCCACGTACGCGGCGCGCGTGCTCGCGTTGATGGATCGCGTGCGCCTCTCGATCGTCGTCGACGATCTGGGAGTAGCGCAGGCATGGTCCGACGTGATGCAGCGAGCGGGCCGGCGACTGCCGGTCCTCGTGAAGATCGACGTGGGCACGCATCGGTGCGGAGTGGATCCGCGTGATCGCGATGCCGTGGCGTTCGTCACGGCGGTGAGCCGGATGCCTGGCGTCGATCTGCGGGGACTGCTCAGCCACGCGGGCCACTCGTACGCCGCGACGTCGGCCGAGGACATGCGACGTATCGCCGGCGAGGAGGTCGCACTGCTGACCGAGATCCGCAGCGGCGTCGAAGCGCAGGGTGTCGAGGTCGCGGAGATCAGCGTGGGCTCCACGCCGCAGGCACTGGTGAGCGCGACGCTCGACGGCATCACCGAGTTGCGACCCGGCAACTACGTCTTCCACGACCGCACGCAGGTGGGACTCGGCGTGGTCGGGTGGTCGGGGTGCGCGCTGCGCGCGATGGCGTCAGTCGTGTCGTGCCCGTCGGCGGATCGCCTCGTGCTCGACGCGGGCAGCAAGGTCCTGAGTTCGGATGCCGCGCGCGGTTACTCGGGCGCCGCACAGGGGTTCGGCGTGGTGCTCGGCCCCGACGGTACGCCCGACGAGCATCTCCTCATCGAACGGCTGTCGGAAGAGCACGCCGTGGTCCGCGTGTCGGGCACGCCGCGCCTCCGCATCGGCGATCGCGTCACCATCATCCCCAACCACGCCTGCGTCGTCGCCAACCTCTCGAACCGGTACGTCGTCACCGACGGCGATCAGGTGATCGATCAACCAGTGGTCGACGCGAGAGGACGCGTGAACTGA
- a CDS encoding BMC domain-containing protein: MAQAPREVGDALGMIETRGLVGMVEATDAMLKTANVTLVSWQKVDAGLVTAIVRGDVAAVKAATDAGAAAARRVGELVGVHVIPRPADDVETIFPIS; encoded by the coding sequence ATGGCACAGGCACCGCGTGAGGTGGGCGACGCGCTCGGGATGATCGAGACACGTGGGCTCGTGGGCATGGTCGAGGCCACCGACGCCATGCTGAAGACGGCCAATGTCACTTTGGTGAGCTGGCAGAAGGTCGACGCGGGCCTGGTCACGGCCATCGTCCGTGGCGACGTCGCCGCCGTGAAAGCCGCCACGGACGCAGGTGCCGCCGCCGCCCGCCGCGTAGGCGAGCTGGTCGGCGTTCACGTCATTCCCCGTCCCGCCGACGACGTCGAAACGATCTTCCCGATTTCGTAG
- the thiO gene encoding glycine oxidase ThiO — MTSHADVIVVGGGLIGCAVAHALGRHGASVLVLDASAPGGGASQASGGMLCPHIEGLHNPTLQRIGADSLSRYDAFIQRVRNDSGIDVPYVRNGTLQVTGTEDGAAALASLATRLDAVGVPCQFVDGEAAVSELEPDVAPMLAGLLIMEHGAVRIRDLVDALRHASTRLGVRFSHSERVEQVRQAGHLVEVRTHAHTLYAPRLIVTAGAWSMSLAVEGHPPIPAHPVRGQLLRLQMPDGGLRRVLWGPSCYMVPWADEVLVGATEEEAGFDSRATVAGVLHLCMAAQALVPALADGAFSEVRVGLRPGSPDGLPIIGPAQRLPGVIHATGHFRNGALLAPLTADLVADIVANPDTVVPPAVSPARFGL; from the coding sequence GTGACTTCGCACGCGGATGTCATCGTCGTTGGTGGCGGGCTGATCGGGTGTGCCGTCGCGCATGCCCTCGGACGTCACGGGGCATCCGTTCTTGTACTCGACGCCAGCGCGCCCGGCGGCGGTGCGTCGCAGGCGTCGGGCGGCATGCTGTGTCCGCACATCGAGGGGCTGCACAACCCGACGCTCCAGCGGATCGGCGCCGACAGTCTGTCGCGTTACGACGCCTTCATCCAGCGTGTCCGCAACGACTCCGGCATCGACGTGCCCTACGTTCGCAACGGCACGCTGCAGGTGACGGGCACGGAAGATGGCGCGGCGGCGCTGGCCAGCCTTGCCACCCGTCTCGATGCCGTGGGTGTGCCGTGTCAGTTCGTCGATGGCGAGGCTGCCGTATCGGAACTGGAGCCCGACGTGGCGCCAATGCTCGCGGGGCTCCTGATCATGGAGCACGGCGCCGTGCGCATCCGCGATCTCGTCGATGCCCTGCGCCACGCGAGCACGCGTCTTGGCGTTCGCTTCAGTCACTCGGAGCGCGTCGAGCAGGTGCGTCAGGCGGGTCATCTCGTCGAAGTGCGGACGCACGCGCACACGCTCTACGCCCCGCGCCTCATCGTGACGGCCGGCGCGTGGTCGATGTCGCTCGCCGTCGAGGGACATCCACCAATCCCCGCGCATCCCGTGAGGGGGCAACTGCTGCGGCTGCAGATGCCCGACGGCGGGCTCCGCCGCGTGCTGTGGGGACCGTCCTGCTACATGGTGCCGTGGGCGGACGAGGTGCTCGTCGGTGCCACCGAGGAAGAGGCCGGGTTCGATTCGCGGGCGACGGTTGCCGGCGTCCTGCACCTTTGCATGGCCGCGCAGGCACTCGTGCCCGCGCTCGCCGACGGCGCGTTCAGCGAAGTACGCGTGGGGCTGCGCCCCGGCTCGCCAGACGGGTTGCCGATCATCGGTCCCGCGCAACGGCTCCCCGGCGTCATCCATGCAACGGGGCATTTCCGCAACGGCGCCCTGCTCGCCCCACTGACAGCCGATCTCGTCGCCGACATCGTCGCCAACCCTGACACCGTCGTCCCGCCGGCCGTGTCACCAGCGCGATTCGGTCTCTGA
- a CDS encoding Ig-like domain-containing protein produces the protein MVFAFLLAGCDSSSSTPTSPSGSLQITAPRIVLRAGDTQTLTVSGVSTSPVTWTSSDNSVVSVSASGLATAGRAGAATITATSGGASGSLSLRVASNYQGTWTGGLNRLQLTCATGSTSPPCVSGASTTGTVTLRVEQIGDQVTATLVDSAEPSVQVPLVGQVQTDDQLALAGRLDVPATTPTLRVEVASLRAGIDVTPGSLNGTYQWLVDRAPASGGSLQSDYRAQVQFRNLTR, from the coding sequence ATGGTGTTCGCCTTCCTGCTGGCCGGGTGCGACAGCTCCTCCAGCACGCCCACGTCGCCGAGCGGGTCGCTCCAGATCACCGCGCCGCGCATCGTCCTGCGCGCCGGTGATACGCAGACGCTCACCGTCAGCGGGGTGTCGACGTCACCCGTCACGTGGACGAGCTCCGACAACAGCGTGGTATCGGTGAGTGCGTCGGGTCTCGCCACGGCCGGCCGTGCGGGAGCTGCCACGATCACGGCTACCAGCGGTGGTGCATCAGGAAGCCTCTCCTTGCGTGTCGCTTCGAACTATCAGGGGACGTGGACTGGCGGCCTGAATCGCCTGCAGCTCACGTGCGCCACGGGGTCGACGTCGCCGCCGTGCGTCTCCGGCGCGTCGACGACAGGCACTGTCACGCTGCGCGTCGAACAGATCGGCGATCAGGTGACGGCCACCCTCGTCGACTCGGCCGAGCCATCGGTGCAGGTTCCCCTCGTCGGACAGGTGCAGACAGACGACCAGCTCGCCTTGGCGGGCCGCCTCGACGTCCCGGCCACGACGCCGACCCTGCGCGTCGAGGTCGCCAGCCTGCGCGCCGGCATCGACGTCACGCCGGGCTCGCTCAACGGCACCTACCAGTGGCTCGTCGACCGCGCTCCCGCGTCGGGCGGAAGCCTCCAGTCCGACTACCGCGCGCAGGTGCAGTTCAGGAATCTGACACGGTAG
- a CDS encoding aminotransferase class I/II-fold pyridoxal phosphate-dependent enzyme: MHEPDPGPRHAFPDIPRTAGPLGDMPADEFRAAGHALVEWIADYLQHAERYPVMAQVEPGAIARSVPSAAPDHGESIGAILADIDRVIVPGLTHWNSPTFFAYFSICASGPGVLADFLSAALNQQAMLWRTSPVATELEAVTLGWLRQLMGLPAPFEGVIYDTASISTLHALAAARERALRGVRRTGLAGRDDARGLRVYCSDQAHSSVEKAVILLGLGHEAVVKIASDEAFRMDVDALDAAIAADREGGRHPLAVVATTGTTSTTSVDPVPAIADICAREGVWLHVDAAYGGAAALVPDMAWVLAGADRADSLVVNPHKWMLTPFDLSVLFCRDMDALREAFAVVPEYLKTSEAPEVRNLMDTGVQLGRRFRALKLWFVLRYFGAEGMRSRIAEHLRLARIFAGWVDADPAFERLAPVPMSVVCFRARPAALAGDGAALDVLNERVLNELNADGQIFLSHTRLRGAYALRLAVGHARTTEAHLSMAWDLIRAHAARS; the protein is encoded by the coding sequence ATGCACGAGCCTGACCCGGGCCCGCGGCACGCGTTTCCCGACATCCCGCGTACGGCGGGCCCGCTGGGCGACATGCCCGCCGACGAATTCCGCGCGGCGGGCCACGCGCTCGTCGAGTGGATCGCCGATTACCTCCAGCACGCCGAGCGATACCCGGTGATGGCGCAGGTCGAACCCGGCGCCATCGCGCGCAGCGTGCCGTCCGCGGCACCCGATCACGGCGAGTCGATCGGCGCGATCCTCGCCGACATCGATCGCGTGATCGTTCCCGGCCTCACGCACTGGAACAGCCCCACGTTCTTCGCGTACTTCTCGATCTGCGCCAGCGGCCCAGGCGTGCTCGCCGACTTCCTCTCGGCGGCGCTCAATCAACAGGCGATGCTGTGGCGCACGTCGCCCGTTGCGACCGAGCTCGAAGCCGTCACGCTCGGCTGGCTGCGCCAGTTGATGGGCCTGCCCGCACCGTTTGAGGGCGTCATCTACGACACGGCGTCGATCTCCACGCTGCACGCACTTGCCGCGGCGCGTGAACGCGCGCTGCGCGGCGTCCGCCGCACGGGCCTGGCTGGCCGCGACGATGCGCGGGGGCTGCGTGTGTACTGTTCCGATCAGGCTCACTCCTCCGTCGAGAAGGCCGTCATCCTGCTCGGCCTCGGTCACGAGGCCGTCGTCAAGATCGCGTCCGACGAGGCGTTCCGCATGGACGTCGACGCGCTCGACGCGGCGATCGCGGCCGATCGCGAGGGGGGACGGCATCCACTAGCCGTCGTGGCCACCACAGGCACGACGTCGACGACGAGCGTGGACCCCGTGCCGGCGATCGCCGACATCTGCGCGCGCGAAGGCGTGTGGCTGCACGTCGACGCGGCATACGGCGGTGCGGCAGCCCTCGTCCCGGACATGGCCTGGGTGCTCGCTGGCGCCGACCGCGCGGATTCGCTCGTCGTCAACCCACACAAGTGGATGCTGACGCCATTCGACCTGAGCGTGCTCTTCTGTCGCGACATGGACGCGCTCCGCGAGGCGTTCGCGGTGGTGCCCGAGTACCTGAAGACGAGCGAGGCGCCAGAAGTGCGCAACCTGATGGACACCGGCGTGCAGCTCGGCCGGCGATTCAGGGCGTTGAAGCTGTGGTTCGTGCTGCGGTACTTCGGGGCGGAGGGGATGCGGTCGCGTATCGCCGAGCACCTGCGGCTCGCCCGCATCTTCGCCGGATGGGTGGATGCCGATCCCGCGTTCGAACGGCTGGCACCCGTACCGATGAGCGTCGTGTGCTTCCGCGCGAGACCAGCCGCGCTGGCCGGTGACGGGGCCGCGCTGGATGTCCTCAATGAACGCGTACTGAATGAATTGAATGCAGACGGGCAGATTTTCCTCTCGCACACCAGGCTTCGCGGCGCGTACGCCCTGCGCCTGGCCGTAGGCCATGCCCGCACCACCGAGGCCCATCTTTCGATGGCGTGGGACCTTATCCGCGCGCACGCCGCGCGCTCGTGA
- a CDS encoding outer membrane beta-barrel protein, which produces MRRVLTLVVGTLLCVAMPRAAAADILLTPFAGVSFVDENTKKMTYGATLSLGGLIGFEGELARTSLAEASLRGTPIDLNAHVTTGMVNVVARFPTGPLQPYATAGLGVIRATGSADVPALGPALSISGRTFGMNYGGGLYVFPSKSIGIRGDIRYFRTVGDLTLKGAADLFDIDLPVPDFDFWRITGGVTLRF; this is translated from the coding sequence ATGCGACGTGTCCTGACCCTCGTGGTCGGCACTCTGCTGTGCGTGGCGATGCCGCGCGCCGCGGCGGCCGACATCCTGCTGACGCCGTTTGCCGGCGTGAGCTTCGTCGACGAGAACACGAAGAAGATGACGTACGGGGCGACGCTCTCGCTCGGAGGCCTGATCGGCTTCGAGGGCGAGTTGGCTCGGACGTCACTGGCCGAAGCGTCGCTGCGTGGCACGCCCATCGACCTGAACGCCCATGTGACGACAGGCATGGTGAATGTCGTCGCGCGCTTTCCCACGGGTCCGTTGCAGCCATACGCGACGGCCGGTCTCGGCGTGATCAGGGCGACGGGCAGCGCTGACGTGCCCGCGCTCGGGCCCGCACTGAGCATCAGCGGCAGGACGTTCGGCATGAACTACGGCGGCGGGCTCTACGTCTTTCCGTCGAAGTCGATCGGCATTCGCGGCGACATCCGGTACTTCAGGACCGTGGGCGACCTGACGCTGAAAGGTGCCGCGGACCTGTTCGACATCGACCTGCCGGTGCCCGACTTCGACTTCTGGCGCATCACCGGCGGCGTCACCCTCCGCTTCTGA
- a CDS encoding porin family protein: MRKFILTSFILATAAAASTTPTAAQTTGGIITPFIGVTTNTPTDENRTVYGGSFGVTGRIVGVELDLGYAPNFFEDEDDFGELDSNGNVTTVMGNLLVGVPLGKVRPYGTVGLGLMRADLGLLDFFDDLSRNDLGVNYGGGVMVFVSDRIAVRGDLRQFRSLDNTDLDDDFPEPRDFRLGDFKFWRATAGVTFRF, encoded by the coding sequence ATGCGTAAGTTCATACTGACTTCTTTCATCCTCGCAACAGCGGCGGCAGCGTCCACCACGCCGACTGCGGCACAAACGACAGGCGGAATCATCACGCCGTTCATCGGCGTCACCACCAACACGCCGACCGACGAGAACCGCACCGTGTACGGCGGATCATTCGGCGTCACGGGACGCATAGTCGGCGTCGAGCTCGACCTCGGCTACGCGCCGAACTTCTTCGAGGACGAGGACGACTTCGGCGAACTCGACAGCAACGGAAACGTGACGACGGTGATGGGCAACCTGCTCGTCGGCGTACCGCTGGGCAAGGTACGCCCCTACGGGACCGTCGGCCTCGGGCTGATGCGCGCGGACCTCGGCCTGCTCGACTTCTTCGACGATCTCAGTCGCAACGACCTCGGCGTCAACTACGGCGGGGGCGTGATGGTGTTCGTGTCGGACAGGATTGCCGTCCGGGGAGATCTGCGGCAGTTCCGCAGCCTCGACAACACGGACCTCGACGACGATTTCCCGGAGCCGCGCGATTTCAGGCTCGGAGACTTCAAGTTCTGGCGCGCGACGGCAGGAGTGACGTTCCGCTTCTAG